The Triticum aestivum cultivar Chinese Spring chromosome 7B, IWGSC CS RefSeq v2.1, whole genome shotgun sequence genome window below encodes:
- the LOC123155456 gene encoding disease resistance protein RGA2 — MASAAAVFAGKAIATSIITNIVSKAFDYLKDSHKAGGLKSARERLERLLPQIQVVFDAVDTEEIRDRSNALDAWLWQLRDAVEEAEDAVDELEYYRLEEKEMKRQDNNKVRRSVSKYKRKVIQGFNRAFNTGSLERLRNSVTTLDDVAAGVERFLQVLNHLNNDKMKKHKQDVEFRNSRQTSSLPRGLLLGREEERKIIFQRLTKHESGAGDNIAVFSLVGIGGIGKTSLAQDVCNARDVKDRFDFVIWVCVSHDFDIQALTRKILEDMTGREAPMVSLNALQKELKERLSSKTFLLVLDDVWNDERYQDWVNFLCPLRCGKKGSKILLTTRMQLVADVASRAVQGERTLQVECHSLALPGLEETDLLLLLNSHAFFGVNPDDYRSLQQISKKMVNKLSGSPLAAKVLGGLLNGNKDSNTWNRILDSGVHNAQQGSEGIMTVLRLSYQHLATHLQVCFRYCSLFQKGYEFTKKELVYLWMGSGLIQPSVDDTIQPEDIGMEYLDTLSRKSFFDIKSEPHDSRTIKCCLYDEYSEERFVMHDLLHELARSVSASECTRVDLNFSGCIPKTVRHICIDMINPTIVEQISHAKRLRTLLMHFEDRHEADQVRMLSEVLGVARSLRVLSIITNSPCKLPDSVGGLMHLRYLSLKWGRKKVTHCCWFPKPVYKLYHLQVLKFDDHQQTAPQKREMDRVCNLVNLRHLQLSQGIIPTIPCVGKLTSLHELYGFCIKQEGGYTIGELKNLTNIRHLYVSGLDKVNSAEEAAEAMLGQKKCLSAVTLSWSPGSSNSCTQSQAELVLDKLEPHHNSNKLKIEGYPGSRSPCWLQNPTLINLTYVHIRDCKRLESLPPLGQLHSLQYLYIINMESVKGVDSSFYGSENPCGLHYLKVLEIESMPKCLEWVGLEGKNVFPRLEMLKVRDCEALRTLPSVPTSIRHVEIHNAGLLAMPTFFGGSETSSSPSLDLALSKLMISHCRSLETLWQGCSLSALVELSIQQCASLSCLSEDSFCSLASMETFEVVKCPNLVTGEIRLPPTVRTIIFGLCGEAEQPLVHSMKGLNSLAMLFLDGCALSVFPSEVFACLPGLTNMVFGNCAITSLPLAEAFARLTNLENLSIWDCQELVSISGIHGSPSLMSLQIQGCKKITADLSAERVDDPANLSSLTELDIDNPSLLLSEPLRSISCVKKLIIAGGPELRHLPEEWLLQNEALKELVVSDASHLICLPPQVARLSSIESFDISNAKLIRSLPDMPASLRTLRINNCHSELKQRCQKNKGLDWVKIAHICNVDIS, encoded by the coding sequence ATGGCCTCCGCCGCCGCGGTTTTCGCAGGCAAAGCCATTGCAACGTCAATCATCACCAATATTGTCAGCAAGGCCTTTGACTATCTCAAGGACAGCCACAAAGCCGGAGGGCTCAAGAGCGCCAGAGAGAGGCTAGAGAGGCTGCTTCCACAGATCCAGGTCGTCTTTGACGCTGTTGACACGGAGGAAATCAGGGATCGGAGCAACGCGCTGGATGCATGGCTGTGGCAGCTCAGAGATGCCGTGGAGGAAGCCGAAGACGCCGTCGACGAGCTCGAGTACTACAGGCTCGAGGAGAAGGAGATGAAAAGGCAAGATAATAACAAGGTGCGCCGCTCTGTCAGTAAGTACAAGCGCAAGGTCATCCAAGGGTTCAATCGTGCATTCAACACAGGGTCACTAGAGAGGCTGAGAAATTCAGTCACGACCCTAGATGATGTCGCGGCCGGCGTAGAGCGTTTCTTGCAGGTTCTCAACCACTTGAACAACGATAAGATGAAGAAACATAAACAGGATGTGGAGTTCAGAAACTCGCGCCAGACAAGCTCGCTGCCTCGCGGCCTTCTGCTTGGCAGAGAGGAAGAGAGGAAGATTATATTCCAGCGGTTGACCAAGCATGAAAGTGGTGCCGGCGATAATATTGCCGTGTTTTCACTAGTTGGTATAGGTGGAATAGGGAAGACGTCACTCGCTCAAGATGTATGCAATGCTAGAGATGTCAAAGACCGCTTCGATTTCGTCATCTGGGTTTGTGTTTCTCACGATTTCGACATTCAGGCACTAACAAGAAAGATCCTTGAGGACATGACCGGAAGAGAGGCACCCATGGTTAGTCTAAATGCACTCCAGAAAGAACTCAAGGAGAGGTTGAGTTCCAAGACCTTTCTCCTTGTACTGGATGATGTATGGAATGATGAGAGATATCAGGATTGGGTGAATTTTTTATGTCCATTGAGATGTGGGAAGAAAGGAAGCAAGATCCTCCTGACAACCCGAATGCAGTTGGTAGCTGATGTTGCTTCAAGAGCGGTGCAGGGGGAAAGAACACTACAGGTGGAATGCCACTCTCTAGCATTGCCTGGCTTGGAAGAAACTGACCTCCTGCTTCTTTTGAACAGCCATGCATTTTTCGGTGTTAATCCTGATGATTATAGGAGCCTACAACAGATCAGCAAGAAAATGGTAAACAAACTCAGTGGTTCTCCATTGGCAGCAAAAGTTCTTGGTGGATTGTTGAACGGCAACAAGGATAGTAACACGTGGAACAGAATTTTGGACTCGGGCGTTCATAATGCACAACAGGGCAGTGAGGGGATTATGACGGTGTTGAGGCTAAGTTATCAACATTTAGCAACACATTTGCAGGTGTGTTTCAGGTATTGCAGCTTATTTCAGAAAGGCTATGAGTTCACAAAGAAAGAATTGGTGTACTTGTGGATGGGTTCAGGACTGATCCAGCCATCGGTGGATGACACGATACAGCCAGAGGATATTGGAATGGAGTATTTAGACACATTATCTAGAAAGTCCTTCTTTGACATCAAATCAGAGCCTCATGATAGTCGCACTATAAAATGCTGTTTATATGATGAATATTCCGAAGAGAGATTTGTTATGCATGATCTCTTGCATGAGTTGGCCCGGTCTGTGTCAGCAAGTGAATGCACAAGAGTGGACTTAAATTTCTCTGGTTGCATTCCGAAGACTGTCCGTCATATATGCATTGACATGATAAACCCTACTATTGTTGAACAGATCTCCCACGCAAAGAGACTGCGTACGCTTCTTATGCATTTTGAAGACCGACACGAGGCAGACCAAGTGCGCATGCTCAGTGAAGTGTTGGGTGTGGCCAGAAGCTTACGAGTGTTATCCATAATAACAAACTCACCGTGTAAGCTTCCTGATTCGGTGGGTGGTTTAATGCACCTTCGCTATTTGTCTCTTAAGTGGGGCCGGAAAAAAGTGACGCATTGCTGTTGGTTTCCGAAGCCTGTGTACAAGCTTTATCACTTACAAGTACTGAAGTTCGATGATCACCAACAAACGGCTCCTCAGAAAAGAGAAATGGACAGAGTGTGCAACCTAGTTAATTTACGTCATCTACAACTATCTCAAGGAATAATACCAACGATTCCTTGTGTAGGAAAGCTTACTTCTCTCCATGAGCTGTATGGTTTCTGCATCAAACAAGAAGGTGGTTACACTATTGGTGAACTAAAGAATCTGACAAACATCCGGCATTTATATGTTTCTGGTCTTGACAAGGTAAACAGTGCAGAAGAAGCTGCTGAAGCTATGTTGGGCCAGAAAAAGTGTCTGTCAGCTGTAACATTAAGTTGGTCTCCAGGCTCTTCAAATTCATGCACGCAAAGCCAAGCTGAGTTGGTTCTCGACAAACTTGAACCACACCATAATTCCAATAAATTGAAGATTGAAGGATATCCTGGTTCTCGATCCCCATGTTGGCTGCAAAATCCCACTCTCATTAATTTGACATATGTTCACATACGTGATTGTAAAAGATTGGAGAGTCTTCCACCTCTTGGGCAGTTACATTCTCTACAGTATCTTTACATAATTAACATGGAATCAGTAAAGGGTGTGGATTCCTCATTTTATGGAAGTGAAAATCCTTGTGGATTGCACTATCTGAAGGTGCTAGAGATTGAAAGCATGCCGAAATGCCTGGAATGGGTTGGATTGGAGGGTAAGAATGTATTCCCTAGGCTTGAGATGCTGAAAGTGCGTGACTGTGAGGCGCTGAGAACATTGCCGAGTGTACCTACCAGTATTCGCCATGTTGAAATCCATAATGCTGGTTTGTTGGCCATGCCAACATTTTTTGGGGGTTCCGAGACAAGCTCGTCACCATCATTGGATCTGGCTCTCTCTAAGCTCATGATTTCCCACTGCCGAAGTTTAGAAACTCTATGGCAGGGGTGTTCTCTATCTGCACTCGTGGAATTGTCCATCCAACAATGCGCAAGCTTGTCATGTCTATCGGAGGATTCATTTTGTTCACTTGCCTCCATGGAAACCTTTGAAGTAGTGAAGTGCCCAAATTTGGTGACAGGAGAAATCAGGTTGCCCCCTACCGTGAGAACCATCATTTTCGGATTGTGCGGTGAAGCTGAACAACCACTAGTTCATTCAATGAAAGGTCTTAATTCGTTGGCAATGTTATTTTTAGATGGTTGTGCACTGTCAGTTTTCCCTTCAGAAGTGTTTGCATGTTTGCCAGGGTTAACTAATATGGTGTTTGGTAATTGTGCAATTACATCTCTTCCCTTGGCTGAAGCCTTTGCAAGATTGACAAATCTTGAAAACTTGTCCATATGGGATTGCCAAGAGCTAGTTTCAATCAGTGGGATCCATGGGAGTCCATCACTAATGTCACTGCAAATCCAGGGATGCAAAAAGATCACCGCAGATCTATCCGCTGAGAGGGTGGATGACCCTGCTAATTTGTCTAGCCTGACTGAGCTTGATATTGACAATCCGTCACTCTTGCTAAGTGAGCCATTACGAAGCATCTCGTGTGTCAAGAAACTTATAATTGCTGGTGGTCCTGAACTGAGACACTTACCTGAGGAGTGGTTACTGCAAAATGAGGCACTTAAAGAACTAGTGGTGTCTGATGCTTCTCATCTGATATGCCTGCCCCCACAAGTAGCACGACTGAGCTCTATTGAATCCTTCGATATATCCAACGCGAAGTTGATACGGAGTTTGCCTGACATGCCTGCTTCTCTGAGGACTCTACGAATAAACAATTGCCACTCTGAGCTCAAACAGCGATGCCAAAAGAACAAGGGACTTGATTGGGTTAAGATTGCACACATCTGTAATGTAGATATTAGCTAA